Genomic DNA from Cloacibacillus sp.:
TGGGTTTATTCCCATAGAGTGCGCGATGATGCCGCTCATTGCTCCGCAGTAATGGAACGAGAGGTAAAACGATGCGAGGAAGCCGGCAAGAGTTATCACTTCGCCGACGAAGCCTCTGCAGCAGCCCCGGATGATGAAATAACAGCCCAGGATCAAAATGAAGAGATCCCAGTAGTTCCATCCGCTCAAAGCGCGCAGTCCCCGCCGTTATGCCCC
This window encodes:
- a CDS encoding CvpA family protein yields the protein MSGWNYWDLFILILGCYFIIRGCCRGFVGEVITLAGFLASFYLSFHYCGAMSGIIAHSMGINP